The Deinococcus metalli genome includes a window with the following:
- a CDS encoding PPC domain-containing protein, whose product MQQWWRHILILFVLAGQWAAAVSAQVPKTVAAGQAFTVRVDGLPGNAQDWVTVVPAGSSDSGWGEYYYSGGKRSADFTFRGLAAGAYELRVYFDYPAGGMTVRSRFPFRVGAAAASRPAPAAAAPARPAAGTRGPARLQAGKYTCSMFTGSGLMILGDLAITADGRYQGVQLDGGGERGKYTYDPASRVILFSGPLGGSFGKILYTMYKTDTRGENFIEIGFMTQYTHTMSCSID is encoded by the coding sequence ATGCAGCAGTGGTGGCGTCACATCCTTATTCTCTTCGTGCTGGCGGGACAGTGGGCGGCGGCCGTCAGCGCGCAGGTGCCGAAAACCGTGGCGGCGGGACAGGCGTTCACGGTGCGGGTCGACGGCCTGCCCGGCAACGCCCAGGACTGGGTCACGGTGGTGCCGGCGGGCAGCTCCGATTCCGGATGGGGCGAGTACTACTACTCGGGCGGCAAGCGCAGCGCCGACTTCACGTTCCGCGGACTGGCGGCCGGCGCGTACGAACTGCGGGTGTACTTCGACTATCCGGCGGGCGGCATGACCGTGCGCTCGCGCTTTCCGTTCCGCGTGGGCGCGGCCGCTGCCTCCCGGCCTGCTCCAGCGGCGGCCGCTCCTGCACGCCCGGCCGCCGGAACGCGCGGGCCTGCGCGGCTGCAGGCGGGCAAGTACACGTGCAGCATGTTCACGGGCTCCGGCCTCATGATCCTGGGCGACCTGGCCATCACGGCGGACGGCCGCTACCAGGGCGTCCAGCTGGACGGCGGCGGCGAGCGCGGCAAGTACACCTACGACCCGGCGTCGCGCGTGATCCTGTTCAGCGGCCCGCTGGGGGGCAGTTTTGGAAAGATCCTGTACACCATGTACAAGACGGACACCCGGGGCGAGAACTTCATCGAGATCGGCTTCATGACCCAGTACACGCACACCATGTCCTGCTCGATCGACTGA
- the urtA gene encoding urea ABC transporter substrate-binding protein → MSKLRSVCTTVLSVTLVATSTASAQSTVKVGVLHSLTGTMAISEITVANAAQLAIDEINAKGGVMGKKIEVVKEDGASDWPTFATKAEKLLTQDKVATVFGGWTSASRKSMLPVFEKNGGLLFYPVQFEGNECSPNIIYTGAQPNQQALPALEWALGKGYKKIFLLGSDYVYPRTANLILKKHITDMKATLSGEEYVALGGTEFSSVINKIKAAKPDVIINTLNGDSNVSFFKQYQAAGYSAKTLPVISFSIAEQEAQAIGTQLLDGQYATWNYFQSLPNAANKKFVAAYQAKYGKNAAITDPMAHAYMDVYLWKAAVEKAKSFDPMAVRKAIVGVSMDSPLGKITVDANGSLTQAVYTGVSGAGGQFKVVAQSKGVVAPQPYDKLAFPGKTCP, encoded by the coding sequence ATGAGCAAGCTCCGTTCCGTCTGCACCACCGTCCTGAGCGTCACACTGGTGGCCACGAGCACGGCCAGCGCGCAGAGCACCGTCAAGGTCGGCGTGCTCCACTCCCTGACCGGCACCATGGCCATCTCGGAAATCACGGTGGCCAACGCCGCGCAGCTCGCCATCGACGAGATCAATGCCAAGGGCGGCGTGATGGGCAAGAAGATCGAGGTCGTCAAGGAAGACGGCGCCTCGGACTGGCCCACCTTCGCCACCAAGGCCGAGAAGCTGCTCACGCAGGACAAGGTCGCCACCGTCTTCGGCGGGTGGACCAGCGCCAGCCGCAAGTCCATGCTGCCGGTGTTCGAGAAGAACGGCGGCCTGCTGTTCTACCCAGTGCAGTTCGAGGGCAACGAGTGCAGCCCGAACATCATCTACACCGGCGCGCAGCCCAACCAGCAGGCGCTGCCCGCGCTGGAGTGGGCGCTCGGCAAGGGCTACAAGAAGATCTTCCTGCTGGGCAGTGACTACGTGTACCCGCGCACCGCCAACCTGATCCTGAAAAAGCACATCACCGACATGAAGGCCACGCTGTCCGGCGAGGAATACGTCGCGCTGGGCGGCACCGAGTTCTCCAGCGTGATCAACAAGATCAAGGCCGCCAAGCCCGACGTGATCATCAACACGCTCAACGGCGACTCCAACGTGTCGTTCTTCAAGCAGTACCAGGCCGCCGGCTACAGCGCCAAGACGCTGCCGGTGATCTCGTTCTCGATCGCGGAGCAGGAAGCGCAGGCCATCGGCACGCAGCTCCTCGACGGGCAGTACGCCACCTGGAACTACTTCCAGAGCCTGCCGAACGCCGCGAACAAGAAGTTCGTCGCCGCGTACCAGGCCAAGTACGGCAAGAACGCCGCCATCACCGACCCCATGGCGCACGCCTACATGGACGTGTACCTGTGGAAGGCCGCCGTGGAGAAGGCGAAGTCCTTCGATCCGATGGCCGTGCGCAAGGCCATCGTGGGCGTCAGCATGGACAGCCCGCTGGGCAAGATCACGGTGGACGCCAACGGCAGCCTGACCCAGGCCGTGTACACCGGCGTGTCTGGCGCGGGCGGCCAGTTCAAGGTCGTTGCGCAGAGCAAGGGCGTGGTGGCGCCGCAGCCGTACGACAAGCTCGCGTTCCCCGGCAAGACCTGCCCGTAA
- a CDS encoding gamma-glutamyltransferase family protein has translation MVATSQPLAAQAGLSILQAGGNAVDAAIATAAALTVVEPTSNGIGSDLFALVWHGGELHGLNASGRAPARLTLDALPGGTLPTHGWLPVTVPGTVRGWADLHTRFGRLAFAEVLTPAISYARSGYPLSPVLAANWQRGIQLHRTRTGPEFGPWLETFAPDGFMAQVGELWASEAHARTLEEIAATGGESVYSGRLAERIDAFARDTGGLLTGEDLSAHRSEWVTPIQTAYRGHLVHEIPPNGQGLAALIALGLLDGLDLPDHRDDPRGLHMQIEATKLAFADALRHVADPQHVDVPVDALLDRSYLASRRALIGEHALDPAPGDPNAHGTVYLAAADGEGGLVSLIQSNYMGFGSGVVVPGTGIALHNRGHNFSVEPGHPNVLAPGKRPYHTIIPGFMTRDDGTPLGPFGVMGGFMQPQGHVQVVLNTVRYGMNPQQALDAPRWQWLQGRVVEVEHELGGAVSRALQARGHDIRVQLNPNAFGRGQIIWRDPRTGVLTGGSESRADGQVAAY, from the coding sequence ATGGTGGCCACCAGCCAGCCGCTGGCCGCGCAGGCCGGGCTGTCGATCCTGCAGGCGGGCGGGAACGCCGTGGACGCCGCGATCGCCACCGCCGCCGCCCTGACGGTGGTGGAACCGACCAGCAACGGCATCGGCTCGGACCTGTTCGCGCTGGTGTGGCACGGCGGCGAGCTGCACGGCCTGAACGCGTCCGGCCGCGCTCCGGCGCGGCTGACACTGGACGCGCTGCCCGGCGGCACGCTGCCCACGCACGGGTGGCTGCCTGTCACGGTGCCCGGCACGGTGCGCGGCTGGGCCGACCTGCACACGCGGTTCGGCCGGCTGGCCTTCGCGGAGGTGCTGACCCCGGCCATCTCCTACGCGCGGTCCGGGTATCCCCTGTCGCCGGTGCTGGCCGCGAACTGGCAGCGCGGCATCCAGCTGCACCGCACGCGCACTGGCCCGGAGTTCGGACCGTGGCTGGAGACGTTCGCGCCGGACGGCTTCATGGCCCAGGTCGGCGAGCTGTGGGCCTCGGAGGCGCACGCGCGCACGCTGGAGGAGATCGCCGCGACGGGCGGCGAGAGCGTCTACAGCGGCCGGCTGGCCGAGCGGATCGACGCCTTTGCCCGCGACACCGGCGGCCTGCTGACGGGCGAGGACCTCAGCGCGCACCGCTCCGAGTGGGTCACGCCGATCCAGACCGCCTACCGGGGCCATCTGGTCCACGAGATCCCGCCGAACGGGCAGGGCCTCGCGGCGCTGATCGCGCTGGGCCTGCTCGACGGCCTGGACCTCCCGGACCACCGGGACGACCCGCGCGGCCTGCACATGCAGATCGAGGCGACCAAACTGGCCTTCGCAGACGCGCTGCGCCACGTGGCCGACCCCCAGCACGTGGACGTGCCGGTGGATGCCCTGCTGGACCGCTCGTACCTCGCGTCCCGCCGCGCCCTGATCGGCGAACACGCCCTGGACCCGGCGCCGGGTGACCCGAACGCCCACGGCACCGTGTACCTCGCGGCGGCTGACGGAGAGGGCGGCCTGGTCAGCCTGATCCAGAGCAACTACATGGGCTTCGGCAGCGGCGTGGTGGTGCCCGGCACCGGGATCGCGCTGCACAACCGGGGGCACAACTTCAGCGTGGAGCCCGGGCACCCCAATGTGCTGGCGCCGGGCAAACGGCCGTACCACACCATCATTCCCGGCTTCATGACGCGGGACGACGGCACGCCGCTGGGACCGTTCGGGGTGATGGGCGGCTTCATGCAGCCGCAGGGCCACGTGCAGGTCGTGCTGAACACCGTCCGGTACGGCATGAATCCCCAGCAGGCGCTCGACGCGCCGCGCTGGCAGTGGCTCCAGGGCCGGGTGGTCGAGGTGGAACACGAACTCGGCGGCGCAGTTTCCCGGGCGCTCCAGGCGCGTGGGCACGACATCCGGGTACAGCTCAACCCCAATGCCTTCGGACGCGGACAGATCATCTGGCGCGATCCCAGGACCGGCGTGCTGACCGGAGGCAGCGAGTCCCGCGCGGACGGCCAGGTGGCCGCGTACTGA
- a CDS encoding urease accessory protein UreF — MNLLRLLQLSDSAFPTGAYAFSDGLETLTAHGAVRSPADLRAFLAGQLTHGWGAQDVPACALAWRADAAALADLDALLDDLKLVPGPRGASVRVGANLRRAAAHLWPEVVAAVPVTRHHATTFGALAAALDVPRAETVTAFVSGWLLGRATSATRLMRVGGLDAQGCAAACEDAARACIHAALHATPDDLATFTPLLDLAASEQPMLDARLFQT; from the coding sequence GTGAACCTCCTGCGGCTGCTCCAGCTGTCGGACTCGGCGTTCCCGACGGGCGCGTACGCCTTCAGCGACGGCCTGGAGACCCTCACGGCGCACGGCGCGGTGCGGTCGCCCGCCGACCTGAGGGCATTTCTGGCCGGGCAGCTCACGCACGGCTGGGGCGCCCAGGACGTTCCCGCCTGCGCCCTGGCGTGGCGCGCCGACGCCGCGGCCCTGGCCGACCTCGACGCGCTGCTCGACGACCTCAAACTCGTGCCGGGGCCGCGCGGGGCGAGCGTGCGGGTGGGCGCCAACCTGCGCCGGGCCGCCGCGCACCTGTGGCCCGAGGTGGTCGCCGCGGTGCCCGTCACGCGGCACCACGCGACCACCTTCGGCGCGCTCGCCGCCGCGCTGGACGTGCCGCGTGCCGAGACCGTCACGGCCTTCGTGAGCGGGTGGCTGCTGGGCCGCGCGACCTCCGCCACCCGCCTGATGCGCGTGGGCGGCCTGGACGCGCAGGGCTGCGCCGCCGCGTGCGAGGACGCCGCGCGGGCGTGCATCCACGCAGCCCTGCACGCCACGCCGGACGATCTGGCCACCTTCACCCCCCTCCTCGACCTCGCCGCGAGCGAGCAGCCCATGCTGGACGCGCGGCTGTTCCAGACGTGA
- the ureG gene encoding urease accessory protein UreG, producing the protein MTQSSTPVRIGVGGPVGSGKTALLEALCRALRDRYELAVITNDIYTFEDQRILTQAAALPEGRIRGVQTGGCPHTAIREDSSLNQEAAEALTAEYPGLELLFIESGGDNLASSFSPELVDAWMFVLDVSGGEKVPRKGGPGVRASDLLVINKTDLAPLVGADLRIMDADARAGRTAGSEVRPYVFTNLKSGAGLADVIAWIEHDLLFRDVPPPRVGLHPETV; encoded by the coding sequence ATGACCCAGTCCTCCACCCCCGTCCGCATCGGCGTCGGCGGTCCCGTCGGCAGCGGCAAGACGGCGCTGCTCGAGGCGCTGTGCCGGGCGCTGCGTGACCGCTACGAGCTGGCGGTCATCACGAACGACATCTACACCTTCGAGGACCAGCGCATCCTGACGCAGGCGGCCGCCCTGCCCGAAGGGCGCATCCGGGGCGTGCAGACGGGCGGCTGCCCCCACACCGCGATCCGCGAGGACAGCTCCCTGAACCAGGAGGCGGCCGAGGCGCTCACGGCCGAGTACCCGGGCCTGGAGCTGCTGTTCATCGAGTCGGGCGGCGACAACCTGGCGTCCTCGTTCTCGCCGGAACTGGTGGACGCGTGGATGTTCGTGCTGGACGTCTCCGGCGGCGAGAAGGTGCCGCGCAAGGGCGGTCCCGGCGTCCGCGCGTCGGACCTGCTGGTGATCAACAAGACGGACCTCGCCCCGCTGGTGGGCGCGGACCTGCGCATCATGGACGCCGACGCGCGGGCCGGGCGCACGGCGGGCAGCGAGGTGCGGCCCTACGTGTTCACGAACCTCAAGAGCGGCGCCGGCTTGGCGGACGTGATCGCGTGGATCGAACACGACCTGCTGTTCCGGGACGTGCCCCCGCCCCGTGTCGGCCTGCACCCGGAGACGGTCTGA
- a CDS encoding HupE/UreJ family protein has translation MRRSHALTALLLVSTASAHSGAHASGWLAGLAHPLTGPDHLLAMVAVGVLAAPLGRRGLWLPAAFVGAMLLGALAGVGGAALPFAEQGIALSVVLLGLLLAFAVRLPLALLGVLVGMLGAVHGHAHGTELPAGLSAAEFFAGFTLSTAALHAAGFGIGRMGPRVGAPALRWIGLGLAVVGGRLLLGS, from the coding sequence ATGCGCAGATCCCACGCCCTGACCGCCCTGCTGCTCGTCTCGACCGCGTCGGCCCACAGCGGCGCGCACGCCTCCGGCTGGCTTGCCGGCCTGGCCCACCCTCTGACCGGCCCCGACCACCTGCTGGCGATGGTCGCCGTGGGTGTGCTGGCCGCTCCGCTGGGGCGCCGCGGCCTGTGGCTGCCCGCCGCGTTCGTCGGGGCGATGCTGCTGGGCGCGCTGGCCGGCGTCGGCGGCGCGGCCCTGCCCTTCGCGGAACAGGGCATCGCCCTGAGCGTCGTGCTGTTGGGGCTGCTCCTTGCGTTCGCGGTGCGCCTGCCGCTGGCCCTCCTGGGCGTGCTTGTGGGCATGCTGGGCGCCGTCCACGGCCACGCCCACGGCACCGAATTGCCTGCCGGTCTCAGCGCCGCAGAGTTCTTCGCGGGCTTCACGCTCAGCACGGCGGCCCTGCACGCCGCCGGCTTCGGGATCGGCCGCATGGGCCCGCGGGTCGGTGCGCCGGCGCTGCGCTGGATCGGGCTGGGCCTCGCCGTGGTGGGCGGTCGCCTGCTGCTGGGGTCATGA
- a CDS encoding urease accessory protein UreD: MLLRDIQKAPLMVVRPFTLPCGTLMVFIVNPTGGVLGGDHSEIRVTVEGGARVLVVTQSATRVQPSPDGRAATQDVRFEVSASGRLEYHPERTIPYAGSAFAQTLHADLEQGAEFALTETLATGRVHAGERLAFASYDSRVQVDVAGRRVYLDRQRVVPGAHTRAPGVWGDLDYHAAGVFVGAGEPAAFPAVPGRLATGRTAGGAAWLRAAAARGPDLDRAVLAARESLRRQLWGADPLHVRR; this comes from the coding sequence GTGCTGCTGCGCGACATCCAGAAGGCCCCGCTGATGGTGGTCCGGCCGTTCACGCTGCCCTGCGGCACGCTGATGGTGTTCATCGTGAACCCCACCGGCGGCGTGCTGGGCGGCGACCACAGCGAGATCCGCGTGACCGTGGAGGGCGGCGCGCGGGTGCTGGTGGTCACCCAGTCGGCCACGCGCGTGCAGCCCTCGCCGGACGGTCGGGCGGCCACGCAGGACGTCCGCTTCGAGGTCTCGGCGAGCGGGCGGCTGGAGTACCACCCGGAACGCACCATTCCGTACGCCGGCAGCGCCTTCGCGCAGACCCTGCACGCCGACCTGGAGCAGGGCGCGGAGTTCGCGCTGACCGAGACGCTGGCGACCGGCCGGGTGCACGCGGGCGAGCGTCTGGCCTTCGCGTCCTACGACAGCCGCGTTCAGGTGGACGTGGCGGGGCGGCGGGTGTACCTCGACCGGCAGCGCGTCGTGCCGGGCGCACACACCCGCGCGCCGGGCGTGTGGGGCGACCTCGACTACCACGCGGCCGGCGTCTTTGTCGGGGCAGGGGAGCCGGCGGCGTTTCCCGCCGTGCCGGGGCGCCTGGCCACCGGCCGCACGGCGGGGGGCGCGGCGTGGCTTCGGGCCGCTGCGGCGCGCGGCCCGGACCTCGACCGGGCCGTGCTCGCGGCGCGCGAGTCGCTGCGGCGGCAGCTGTGGGGCGCGGACCCCCTGCACGTCCGCCGCTGA
- a CDS encoding hydrogenase maturation nickel metallochaperone HypA/HybF: MHEASIALSLIDVASEVLAEHGVARARALTVRVGAWSSVVPEALLAAFPACAQGTPLDGAHLSVILVPGVGECPNHGPVTLDVTRGLRCPHCGAPTPTLLQGDELELDEIELLEPNREDP, encoded by the coding sequence ATGCATGAGGCGTCCATCGCCTTATCGCTGATCGACGTGGCCTCGGAGGTGCTGGCCGAGCATGGCGTGGCGCGGGCCAGGGCACTGACGGTGCGGGTGGGGGCGTGGTCGAGCGTGGTGCCGGAGGCGCTGCTGGCCGCGTTTCCTGCCTGCGCGCAGGGCACGCCGCTGGACGGAGCCCACCTGAGTGTCATCCTGGTGCCGGGCGTGGGCGAGTGCCCCAACCACGGGCCGGTCACGCTGGACGTGACGCGTGGCCTGCGCTGCCCCCACTGCGGCGCGCCCACGCCGACGCTCCTCCAGGGCGACGAACTGGAACTGGACGAGATCGAACTGCTCGAACCCAATCGGGAGGACCCATGA
- the ureC gene encoding urease subunit alpha: MKVSRRQYADLYGPTVGDRVRLGDTNLLIEVEQDYTTYGEEVKFGGGKVIRDGLGQSSTAVRGDADVPDLVITNALILDHWGVVKADVGVKDGRISAIGKAGNPGTQGGVSPGLTIGASTEIVAGEGHILTAGGVDTHIHFIAPQQCWTALESGVTTMIGGGTGPTAGTSATTCTPGEWHIHRMLESLAGLPLNFGLLGKGNASTQPPLAEQIRAGALGLKLHEDWGTTPAAIHAALSVADDFDIQVAIHTDTLNESGFVEDSIRAFAGRTIHTFHTEGAGGGHAPDIIKVAGLPNVLPSSTNPTMPFTVNTIHEHLDMLMVCHHLSPRIPEDVSFAESRIRPETIAAEDVLHDLGVFSMMSSDSQAMGRVGEVITRTWQAAHKMKLQRGPLEIPGLGTDTRADNLRARRYVAKYTINPAIAHGIAHEVGSVEVGKLADLVLWKPAFFGAKTALVIKGGFVVAAQMGDANASIPTPQPVYPRPMFAAHGGGPDATCVHFVSQVSVDEGNLPELGRRYSAVAHTRDIGKKDMLLNAETPDIHVNPETYEVRVNGEVVTCEPLDELPLAQRYFLF; the protein is encoded by the coding sequence GTGAAGGTCAGCCGCCGCCAGTACGCCGACCTGTACGGCCCGACGGTGGGCGACCGCGTGCGCCTGGGCGACACGAACCTGCTGATCGAGGTGGAGCAGGACTACACCACCTACGGCGAGGAGGTGAAATTCGGCGGCGGCAAGGTGATCCGCGACGGCCTGGGCCAGAGCAGCACCGCCGTGCGCGGGGACGCCGACGTGCCGGACCTGGTCATCACGAACGCCCTGATCCTCGACCACTGGGGCGTGGTGAAGGCCGACGTGGGGGTCAAGGACGGCCGCATCTCGGCCATTGGGAAGGCGGGCAACCCCGGCACGCAAGGCGGCGTGAGTCCGGGCCTGACCATCGGCGCGAGCACCGAGATCGTGGCGGGCGAGGGGCACATCCTGACCGCCGGCGGTGTGGACACGCACATCCACTTCATCGCGCCGCAGCAGTGCTGGACGGCGCTGGAATCCGGCGTGACCACCATGATCGGCGGCGGCACCGGCCCCACCGCGGGCACCAGCGCCACCACCTGCACGCCCGGCGAGTGGCACATTCACCGGATGCTCGAATCCCTCGCCGGGTTGCCGCTGAACTTCGGGCTGCTCGGCAAGGGCAACGCCAGCACCCAGCCGCCGCTGGCCGAGCAGATCCGCGCCGGGGCGCTGGGCCTGAAACTCCACGAGGACTGGGGCACCACGCCCGCCGCCATCCACGCCGCCCTGAGCGTGGCGGACGACTTCGACATCCAGGTCGCCATCCACACCGACACCCTGAACGAGTCCGGCTTCGTCGAGGACTCGATCCGCGCCTTCGCGGGCCGCACCATCCATACCTTCCATACCGAGGGCGCCGGCGGCGGCCACGCGCCGGACATCATCAAGGTCGCCGGCCTGCCGAACGTGCTGCCCAGCTCCACCAATCCGACCATGCCGTTCACGGTGAACACCATCCACGAGCATCTGGACATGCTGATGGTCTGTCACCACCTGTCGCCGCGCATTCCCGAGGACGTGTCGTTCGCCGAGAGCCGCATCCGCCCCGAGACCATCGCCGCCGAGGACGTCCTGCACGACCTGGGCGTGTTCTCCATGATGAGCAGCGACTCGCAGGCGATGGGCCGGGTGGGCGAGGTGATCACCCGCACGTGGCAGGCCGCGCACAAGATGAAACTCCAGCGCGGCCCGCTGGAGATTCCCGGTCTGGGCACCGACACCCGGGCCGACAACCTGCGGGCGCGGCGCTACGTCGCCAAGTACACCATCAACCCCGCCATCGCCCACGGCATCGCGCACGAGGTCGGCAGCGTCGAGGTCGGCAAACTCGCGGACCTCGTGCTGTGGAAACCGGCCTTCTTCGGCGCGAAGACCGCGCTGGTCATCAAGGGCGGGTTCGTGGTGGCCGCGCAGATGGGCGACGCGAACGCCAGTATCCCCACCCCGCAACCCGTGTACCCGCGCCCGATGTTCGCCGCGCACGGCGGCGGCCCGGACGCGACGTGCGTGCATTTCGTGTCGCAGGTCAGCGTGGACGAGGGGAACCTTCCCGAACTCGGCCGCCGCTACAGCGCCGTGGCACACACCCGCGACATCGGCAAGAAGGACATGCTCCTGAACGCCGAGACGCCCGACATCCACGTGAACCCCGAGACCTACGAGGTGCGCGTGAACGGCGAGGTCGTCACCTGCGAGCCGCTGGACGAGTTGCCGCTCGCGCAGCGCTACTTCCTGTTCTGA
- the hypB gene encoding hydrogenase nickel incorporation protein HypB → MTTTTPRIVTVRQNILKANDHTAAENRRSFQAAGVRAINLASSPGAGKTALLERTLQGLAGQVSMGVAVGDLATENDAARLRQCGAPAEQIVTGTICHLDAGMVQAVLPRFDLDALDVLFLENVGNLVCPSSYDLGEAARAVLISTTEGEDKPLKYPTMFNTADVVVITKMDLADAVGFDRDLCRENIERARPGVPVIELSSRAGTGLDAWYAFVRGDAP, encoded by the coding sequence ATGACGACCACGACCCCGCGCATCGTGACGGTGCGGCAGAACATCCTGAAGGCCAACGACCACACCGCCGCCGAGAACCGGCGCTCGTTCCAGGCGGCGGGCGTGCGCGCCATCAACCTTGCGAGCAGCCCCGGCGCGGGCAAGACGGCGCTGCTGGAACGCACGCTGCAAGGGCTCGCCGGGCAGGTCTCGATGGGTGTGGCGGTGGGGGACCTCGCCACCGAGAACGACGCGGCGCGCCTGCGGCAGTGTGGCGCGCCGGCCGAGCAGATCGTCACCGGCACCATCTGTCACCTGGACGCGGGCATGGTGCAGGCCGTGCTGCCGCGCTTCGACCTGGACGCCCTGGACGTGCTGTTTCTGGAGAACGTGGGCAACCTGGTGTGCCCCAGTTCCTACGACCTGGGCGAGGCGGCGCGCGCCGTGCTGATCAGCACCACCGAGGGCGAGGACAAGCCGCTGAAGTACCCGACGATGTTCAACACGGCGGACGTCGTGGTGATCACGAAGATGGACCTCGCGGACGCGGTGGGCTTCGACCGCGACCTGTGCCGCGAGAACATCGAACGCGCGCGGCCCGGCGTGCCGGTCATCGAACTGAGCAGCCGCGCCGGGACCGGCCTGGACGCGTGGTACGCCTTCGTGCGGGGCGACGCGCCTTGA
- a CDS encoding urease accessory protein UreE: MTKLSGLRRPLLDTPTVPAAPEGEVVVVPMTAVDRRRVRRRVRAPDGAELRLALPTGTVLTPGTRLEVRDGVTYVVGAVPEDVAVIRPRSMPEAAAVAHAVGNLHRDIIAADDPGVFLVLWDAPMELLLTRLGVPYAREQRPFHGRPAWEHAQ, from the coding sequence TTGACGAAGCTGAGCGGTCTGCGGCGGCCGCTGCTGGACACGCCGACCGTTCCGGCCGCGCCCGAGGGCGAGGTGGTGGTCGTGCCGATGACGGCCGTGGACCGCCGCCGGGTGCGCCGCCGCGTGCGCGCCCCGGACGGCGCGGAGCTGCGGCTGGCCCTCCCGACCGGCACGGTGCTCACACCGGGCACGCGGCTGGAGGTGCGGGACGGCGTGACCTACGTGGTGGGCGCCGTGCCGGAGGACGTCGCGGTGATCCGTCCGCGCTCGATGCCGGAAGCGGCCGCCGTGGCGCACGCGGTCGGGAACCTGCACCGCGACATCATTGCTGCGGACGACCCCGGCGTGTTCCTGGTCCTGTGGGACGCGCCGATGGAGCTGCTGCTGACCCGGCTGGGCGTGCCGTATGCGCGGGAGCAAAGGCCCTTTCACGGCCGCCCGGCGTGGGAGCATGCCCAGTGA
- a CDS encoding urease subunit beta, whose product MQLTERERDKLLIHAAATLARDRRARGLKLNHPEAVALITAAVLEGIREGRRVEDLMGWGATILGAEDVMDGVPELIHDIQVEGTFPDGTKLVTIHDPIRGGSSRVVPGEYVLEDGDIELNAGRPVTAVTVANRADRPIQVGSHFHFFEVNRGLHFDRAAAYGQRLNIPAGTAVRFEPGEERDVELVPLGGTREVYGMNALVSGELDGTGMRDVALQRARTQGYGGAE is encoded by the coding sequence GTGCAGCTCACCGAACGCGAACGCGACAAACTCCTGATCCACGCCGCCGCCACCCTCGCCCGCGACCGGCGCGCGCGCGGCCTGAAGCTCAACCACCCCGAAGCCGTCGCGCTGATCACCGCCGCCGTGCTGGAGGGCATCCGCGAGGGCCGCCGCGTGGAAGACCTGATGGGCTGGGGCGCGACCATCCTGGGTGCCGAGGACGTGATGGACGGCGTGCCGGAACTCATCCACGACATCCAGGTCGAGGGCACCTTCCCCGACGGCACCAAACTCGTGACCATCCACGACCCCATCCGCGGGGGGAGCAGCCGCGTGGTGCCCGGCGAGTACGTGCTGGAGGACGGTGACATCGAATTGAACGCCGGGCGGCCCGTGACCGCCGTCACGGTGGCCAACCGCGCGGACCGGCCCATCCAGGTCGGCAGCCACTTCCACTTCTTCGAGGTCAACCGCGGCCTGCACTTCGACCGCGCCGCCGCGTACGGCCAGCGCCTGAACATCCCCGCCGGCACCGCCGTGCGCTTCGAGCCCGGCGAGGAACGTGACGTCGAACTCGTGCCCCTGGGCGGCACGCGCGAGGTCTACGGCATGAACGCCCTGGTGAGCGGCGAACTCGACGGCACCGGCATGCGCGACGTGGCGCTCCAGCGTGCCCGGACCCAGGGCTACGGGGGGGCAGAGTGA